From one Aggregicoccus sp. 17bor-14 genomic stretch:
- a CDS encoding lipopolysaccharide assembly protein LapB translates to MPARDEALQDVFQSLILREVVLAEGLQADLERAKLGPKLGELLQVPASVAIDTFLAAKIGKPGAKVAKALTKAAIIAIFKDENTLAVIREARGMWQRLAGDAESTAHSFCRSAICYAVAGDYDQAEAWLVRAEKLVSDLARPNFIRGLMLGAQGQEDGARHMLESSLSGRAKKVTKERIQGALKALEDLRQ, encoded by the coding sequence ATGCCCGCGCGCGACGAAGCGCTTCAGGACGTCTTCCAGTCTCTCATCTTGCGAGAGGTCGTGCTCGCTGAAGGGCTTCAGGCCGACCTGGAGCGCGCAAAACTAGGGCCCAAGCTCGGCGAACTCCTGCAGGTTCCCGCCAGCGTTGCGATTGACACCTTCCTCGCGGCCAAGATCGGAAAGCCAGGAGCCAAGGTTGCGAAGGCGCTGACAAAGGCGGCGATCATCGCAATCTTCAAGGACGAGAACACGCTCGCGGTCATCCGCGAGGCCCGTGGCATGTGGCAGCGGCTCGCGGGCGACGCGGAGTCAACCGCGCATTCGTTCTGCCGGTCGGCCATCTGCTACGCCGTTGCCGGTGACTACGATCAGGCAGAGGCGTGGCTCGTCCGTGCAGAGAAGCTCGTGAGCGACCTTGCTCGTCCGAACTTTATCCGTGGGCTGATGCTCGGTGCGCAGGGGCAGGAAGATGGCGCTCGCCACATGCTGGAGTCATCCCTGAGCGGGCGCGCGAAGAAGGTGACGAAGGAGCGCATCCAGGGGGCCCTTAAGGCGCTCGAAGACCTCCGCCAATGA
- a CDS encoding restriction endonuclease subunit S, translating into MKKRECANHGGLEQNVLSLSYGRILRRDVATNSGLLPENFDSYNRVSPGDVVLRLTDLQNDVTSLRVGLVREPGIITSAYTTLSADPAKLISEWLFYLLHAYDARKVFYSLGGGVRQSAKFEDLRHLLVIVPPLRTQRSLTAFLDRRTAAIDSLLQKKERLLELMEEKRQALISHTVTKGLDPHVDMKNSGVAHFGKIPTSWQVLPLRRVIREFVDYRGRTPTKVDAGIPLITAGAIRDGRIEHSRAPEYMEPSEYNEFMSRGRPAVGDMVFTTEAPLGEVALVEDASHAFAQRVILFRMNSLRMTSKYLRLFYLSSPGRDEIKSRASGSTAEGIRADRLRGSAVIVPPVETQQLIAAELDAKLVAFEPLLRRLETQVARLREYRQALIGAAVTGQLSESVETEAA; encoded by the coding sequence GTGAAGAAGCGCGAGTGCGCAAACCACGGGGGACTCGAACAGAACGTCCTGTCGCTGAGCTATGGGCGCATCCTACGGCGAGATGTCGCAACGAACTCAGGCCTGCTTCCCGAGAACTTCGACAGCTACAACCGAGTAAGTCCCGGCGATGTCGTGCTCCGACTCACGGACCTGCAGAATGACGTCACCAGTCTTCGTGTCGGTCTCGTTCGAGAGCCAGGCATCATCACGTCTGCGTACACAACGCTGAGCGCAGATCCGGCCAAGCTTATATCAGAATGGCTTTTTTATCTTCTGCACGCCTACGACGCGCGAAAGGTCTTCTATTCGTTGGGGGGCGGTGTTCGACAGTCCGCGAAGTTTGAGGACCTACGCCACCTCCTCGTCATCGTTCCTCCATTGAGGACCCAACGGAGTTTGACCGCCTTCCTCGATCGAAGAACGGCAGCTATCGATTCCCTCCTTCAGAAGAAGGAGCGCCTACTGGAGTTGATGGAGGAAAAACGACAGGCTCTCATCAGCCATACGGTCACCAAGGGCCTCGACCCCCACGTCGACATGAAGAACTCAGGCGTGGCGCACTTTGGAAAGATTCCCACTTCTTGGCAGGTGTTGCCGTTGAGAAGGGTCATCCGCGAGTTCGTCGATTACCGAGGGCGTACACCGACGAAAGTGGACGCCGGCATCCCACTAATTACGGCTGGTGCGATCCGGGACGGCCGCATCGAACATTCACGTGCTCCAGAGTACATGGAACCGTCTGAATACAACGAGTTCATGAGTCGGGGACGTCCTGCTGTTGGTGACATGGTTTTCACCACGGAAGCACCGTTGGGCGAGGTGGCCCTCGTAGAGGACGCATCTCATGCGTTTGCCCAGCGCGTCATTCTCTTCCGGATGAACTCGCTGCGGATGACCAGCAAGTACCTGCGCCTCTTCTACCTGTCATCGCCGGGGCGTGACGAGATCAAGAGTCGTGCAAGCGGCTCGACCGCAGAAGGAATCCGGGCCGACCGGCTTCGAGGGAGCGCAGTGATCGTCCCACCGGTCGAAACCCAGCAACTCATCGCGGCTGAGCTTGATGCCAAGCTAGTTGCGTTTGAACCGCTTCTACGTCGACTTGAGACACAAGTCGCTCGACTGCGCGAGTACCGACAAGCGCTCATTGGTGCTGCAGTAACAGGCCAACTTAGCGAGTCTGTTGAAACGGAGGCCGCCTGA
- a CDS encoding ATP-binding protein → MRIQLGDTVILNDRTRDIGIVERRHGNTLSIRRPDRDNLREQVAREHAKPLALAMAEARERESKFRNDLSLTGQSTLADLVSAFGYATAQLRRDSLARVVRQLQRAGLEVQPSSEEWSRHDNFALQLKATVGGGEGEGEGEETETAADYLTEGALPEPFWPCSLGLGADAEVAFLRALTAREPILALLHLSDDAQAHGWLQGTWEGLMAWAYRAAQRFVHTGTGEFLHPEVQVGPAALLHAYLKPSKLSDEGPRLQDGPRHLNLVALKQDSDSPVDFQRLKAAWPGPVFEFKGAAASATGAPVVQLLLQVGGTPEKVGTLPAAELSPLKLLLWAREASAQVLAQGSTRLGALLADGPVARLKGSNESATSLALKAHLAAWVRERLPDAELRFEDVQVEQFDEEGRARKVSRADLKVEDEGVYEVESLSGSGPMEAFYHQKVFSRLKGDVPFHLVVPNEALLWAGPFLADIAHHLGERGRVLVPGAGHAYLALQGRALAEEATDIDAPEEAGRKDLPFGPPQRPTEEPLRLKGIAGYGSVKERIARSILWPERHRSLVRGLSRASGILFFGPPGCGKSRLARAIAGELEQEVRLLSPADLRGPYIGWGQVMIREQFDWVAERERRMLVIDELDAVARSRRSREMHSDEKADVNELLVQLDRVSRMGRLVVGTTNFIGSLDEAVVRSGRFGLYVPVPPPDADEAVEIMGYYLARLTPEVGGSVTVSVPQADALRAALLPLFAENVQAGTHFCGADLEAAVNDTFLRCLQRAVEGAGEMPRSMAVTLPVEELARSLAAGPRSVSALSLRRFLKEARRYCGHDAAEALARRFAAADVS, encoded by the coding sequence ATGCGAATCCAGCTCGGTGACACGGTCATCCTCAACGACAGGACGCGGGACATCGGCATTGTCGAGCGGCGCCATGGCAACACGCTCAGCATCCGCCGCCCCGACCGGGACAACCTGCGCGAGCAAGTGGCGCGCGAGCACGCGAAGCCCCTCGCTCTGGCCATGGCCGAAGCGCGCGAGCGGGAATCAAAGTTCCGCAACGACTTGAGCCTCACCGGCCAGTCCACCCTCGCGGACCTGGTGAGCGCCTTCGGGTACGCCACGGCGCAGCTGCGCCGCGACTCGCTCGCCCGCGTGGTGCGGCAGCTGCAGCGGGCCGGACTCGAAGTGCAGCCCTCCTCCGAGGAGTGGAGCCGCCACGACAACTTCGCCCTCCAGCTCAAAGCCACGGTCGGCGGAGGTGAAGGTGAGGGCGAAGGCGAGGAGACGGAGACTGCAGCGGACTACCTCACCGAGGGTGCTCTGCCGGAGCCCTTCTGGCCCTGCTCCTTGGGGCTGGGTGCTGACGCAGAGGTCGCCTTCTTGAGGGCCCTCACCGCGCGAGAGCCCATCCTCGCGCTGCTGCACCTCTCCGACGATGCGCAGGCGCACGGCTGGCTGCAGGGGACGTGGGAAGGGCTGATGGCATGGGCCTATCGGGCCGCGCAGCGCTTCGTCCATACCGGCACGGGGGAGTTCCTGCACCCGGAGGTGCAGGTGGGCCCTGCCGCGCTCCTGCACGCCTACCTGAAGCCCTCGAAGTTGAGTGACGAGGGGCCACGTCTGCAGGATGGGCCCCGGCACCTCAACTTGGTAGCGCTGAAGCAGGACTCCGACTCGCCGGTGGACTTCCAGCGTCTCAAAGCCGCTTGGCCTGGCCCTGTGTTCGAGTTCAAGGGCGCGGCGGCGAGCGCCACGGGCGCCCCCGTCGTGCAGCTGCTGCTGCAGGTGGGTGGGACACCAGAAAAGGTGGGCACGCTGCCCGCTGCCGAGCTCTCTCCCCTCAAGCTGCTGCTGTGGGCCCGCGAGGCGAGCGCCCAAGTGCTGGCCCAGGGCTCGACGCGCCTCGGGGCGCTGCTCGCGGACGGGCCCGTGGCGCGCCTCAAGGGCAGCAACGAGAGCGCCACCTCGTTGGCCCTCAAGGCCCACCTGGCGGCCTGGGTGCGCGAGCGCCTTCCGGATGCGGAGCTGCGCTTCGAGGACGTGCAGGTGGAGCAGTTCGACGAGGAGGGACGGGCGCGCAAGGTGAGCCGCGCGGACCTCAAGGTGGAGGACGAGGGCGTGTACGAAGTCGAGTCGCTCTCGGGTAGCGGGCCGATGGAGGCCTTCTACCACCAGAAGGTTTTCTCCCGGCTCAAGGGCGACGTGCCCTTCCACCTCGTTGTCCCCAACGAGGCGCTGCTGTGGGCAGGTCCCTTCCTCGCTGACATCGCCCACCATCTGGGCGAGCGCGGGCGCGTCCTCGTTCCTGGCGCAGGCCACGCCTACCTCGCACTCCAAGGCCGCGCCCTCGCAGAGGAGGCCACGGACATCGACGCGCCGGAGGAGGCGGGCCGGAAGGACCTACCCTTCGGGCCGCCGCAGCGGCCAACCGAAGAGCCCCTGCGCCTGAAGGGCATCGCCGGCTACGGCTCCGTCAAGGAGCGCATCGCGCGGAGCATCCTCTGGCCCGAGCGCCACCGCAGCCTCGTGCGCGGGCTCTCACGCGCCTCGGGCATCCTCTTCTTCGGCCCGCCGGGTTGCGGCAAGTCCCGCCTCGCGCGAGCGATTGCCGGCGAGCTGGAGCAGGAGGTGCGGCTGCTCAGCCCTGCGGACCTGCGCGGGCCCTACATCGGCTGGGGACAGGTGATGATTCGGGAGCAGTTCGACTGGGTGGCCGAGCGCGAGCGGCGCATGCTCGTCATCGACGAGCTCGACGCGGTGGCGCGCTCTCGCCGCAGCCGCGAAATGCACAGCGATGAGAAGGCGGACGTCAACGAGCTGCTCGTGCAGCTCGACCGCGTAAGTCGGATGGGACGGCTCGTCGTGGGCACCACCAACTTCATCGGCTCGCTCGACGAGGCGGTGGTGCGCAGCGGCCGCTTCGGCCTCTACGTGCCGGTGCCGCCTCCGGATGCGGACGAGGCGGTGGAGATCATGGGCTACTACCTCGCCCGTCTCACCCCCGAGGTGGGTGGCTCCGTAACGGTGTCGGTGCCACAGGCCGATGCCCTGCGCGCTGCGCTCTTACCGCTCTTCGCCGAGAACGTGCAGGCGGGCACCCACTTCTGCGGCGCCGACCTGGAGGCGGCCGTCAACGACACCTTCCTCCGCTGCCTGCAGCGCGCCGTCGAGGGCGCCGGAGAGATGCCTCGCAGCATGGCCGTGACTCTGCCAGTCGAGGAGCTCGCACGCTCGCTCGCGGCCGGCCCCCGCTCCGTCAGCGCCCTCTCGCTGCGGCGCTTCCTCAAGGAGGCGCGTCGCTACTGCGGACACGATGCGGCCGAAGCCCTCGCGCGGCGATTCGCTGCTGCCGACGTCTCTTAG
- a CDS encoding class I SAM-dependent DNA methyltransferase, which produces MTSPAPLKQFDSFSSLANFIWSCADLLRGDYKPHDYGKVILPFTLLRRLDCVLAPTKEKVLTKYETLKGGEVKNLAPVLNRITGVGLHNISKLDFERLKGSPNTIAKDVRAYIKGFSENAREVLERFGFEAQLDKLDEADLLYQLVVKFAEVDLHPERVPNHVMGSAFEELIRRFAEQSNETAGEHFTPREVVKLMVNLLLAEDAELLTRPGVVKTLLDPACGTGGMLSVTEEYLRELNPKARLEVFGQELNDETYAICRADMMMKGQRADAIKRGNSFSEDGHAGERFDYLLANPPFGVEWKKVEKSVRDEHERLGHAGRFGAGLPRISDGSLLFLQHMLSKMKPVDPRTGEGGSRVAIVFNGSPLFTGEAGSGESEIRRWVLENDWLEAIVALPDQLFFNTGISTYVWLLTNRKAPERKGKVQLINAVEFFVKLKKSLGEKRKELSEAQIAELVRLYGDFAEGPHSKILGTEDFGYRRIIVERPLRLSFQASPERLQRLAKEKAFLELGAPQRVKKGSPAAHEAKAQRQQQEDILQALRTLDGTQVWKNRDAFQLALKGVFTTAGIKPSAKVWAVVLAVLGERDETGEVCRDQYAQPEPDVELRDSENVPLKEDITTYFQREVRPHVPDAWIDEAKTKVGYEIPFTRHFFKFQTVRPLPEIEAEILGLEREIQGMLAEVLR; this is translated from the coding sequence ATGACGTCCCCTGCGCCCCTCAAGCAGTTCGACAGCTTCTCCAGCCTCGCCAATTTCATCTGGTCCTGCGCGGACCTGCTGCGCGGCGACTACAAGCCGCACGACTACGGCAAGGTCATCCTCCCCTTCACGCTGCTGCGCCGCCTGGATTGCGTGCTGGCGCCCACGAAGGAGAAGGTGCTGACCAAATACGAGACGCTCAAGGGCGGCGAGGTGAAGAACCTTGCGCCCGTGCTCAACCGCATCACGGGCGTGGGGCTGCACAACATCTCGAAGCTCGACTTCGAGCGGCTCAAGGGCTCACCCAACACAATTGCCAAGGACGTGCGCGCCTACATCAAGGGCTTCAGCGAGAACGCACGCGAGGTGCTGGAGCGCTTCGGGTTCGAGGCGCAGCTCGACAAGCTGGACGAGGCGGACCTGCTGTACCAGCTGGTGGTGAAGTTCGCCGAGGTGGACTTGCACCCCGAGCGCGTGCCCAACCACGTCATGGGCAGCGCCTTCGAGGAGCTCATCCGCCGCTTCGCCGAGCAATCGAACGAGACGGCCGGAGAGCACTTCACCCCGCGCGAGGTGGTGAAGCTGATGGTGAACCTCCTCCTCGCCGAGGACGCGGAGCTGCTCACCCGCCCCGGCGTGGTGAAGACGCTGCTCGACCCCGCCTGTGGTACGGGCGGCATGCTCAGCGTCACCGAGGAGTACCTGCGCGAGCTCAACCCGAAGGCACGCCTGGAGGTGTTCGGCCAGGAGCTCAACGACGAGACGTATGCCATCTGCCGCGCGGACATGATGATGAAGGGCCAGCGCGCGGACGCCATCAAGCGCGGCAACTCCTTCAGCGAGGATGGGCATGCGGGCGAGCGGTTCGACTACCTCCTCGCCAACCCGCCCTTCGGTGTGGAGTGGAAGAAGGTGGAGAAGAGCGTGCGTGACGAGCACGAGCGCCTCGGCCACGCGGGGCGCTTCGGTGCCGGCCTGCCGCGCATCTCGGATGGCAGCCTTCTCTTCCTGCAGCACATGCTCAGCAAGATGAAGCCCGTGGACCCGAGGACGGGTGAGGGCGGCAGCCGCGTGGCCATCGTCTTCAACGGCTCACCCCTCTTCACCGGCGAGGCGGGCAGCGGGGAGAGCGAGATCCGTCGGTGGGTGTTGGAGAACGACTGGCTGGAGGCCATCGTCGCCCTACCCGACCAGCTCTTCTTCAACACCGGCATTAGCACGTACGTGTGGCTGCTCACCAACCGCAAGGCGCCCGAGCGCAAGGGCAAGGTGCAGCTCATTAATGCCGTCGAGTTCTTCGTGAAGCTGAAGAAGTCCCTAGGCGAAAAGCGGAAGGAGCTGTCTGAGGCGCAAATCGCCGAGTTGGTGCGGCTGTACGGGGACTTCGCCGAGGGACCGCACTCAAAGATCTTGGGCACGGAGGATTTCGGCTACCGGCGCATCATCGTGGAGCGCCCCCTGCGCCTGTCCTTCCAAGCAAGCCCCGAGCGGCTACAGCGTTTGGCCAAGGAGAAGGCCTTCTTGGAATTAGGCGCCCCGCAGCGGGTGAAGAAGGGCTCGCCTGCAGCGCATGAGGCTAAAGCGCAACGTCAGCAACAGGAGGACATCCTCCAGGCGCTACGCACCTTGGATGGCACCCAGGTGTGGAAGAACCGAGATGCGTTCCAATTGGCGCTTAAGGGCGTCTTCACGACAGCCGGCATCAAGCCATCCGCCAAGGTATGGGCCGTCGTTCTAGCCGTGCTGGGTGAGCGGGACGAGACCGGCGAGGTGTGCCGCGACCAATACGCCCAACCGGAGCCGGATGTTGAGCTTCGTGATAGCGAGAATGTGCCCCTCAAGGAGGACATCACCACGTACTTCCAGCGTGAAGTTCGGCCCCACGTCCCAGATGCTTGGATAGACGAAGCAAAAACGAAGGTGGGTTACGAGATCCCCTTCACCCGGCACTTCTTCAAGTTCCAGACCGTGCGTCCGCTTCCCGAGATCGAGGCTGAGATCTTGGGCCTTGAGCGCGAAATCCAAGGGATGTTGGCCGAGGTGCTTCGGTGA
- a CDS encoding helix-turn-helix transcriptional regulator, translating into MGRRVAELRRTQGLTQAAFAEEAGVSLQYAQRVEAGEENLTIESLVKLAHLLRVPVASLFEAPTTRRAPPGRPRKA; encoded by the coding sequence GTGGGCCGTCGCGTGGCGGAGCTGCGCCGCACCCAGGGCCTCACCCAGGCCGCCTTCGCCGAGGAGGCGGGGGTGTCGCTGCAGTACGCGCAGCGCGTGGAAGCGGGAGAGGAGAACCTCACCATCGAGTCGCTGGTGAAGCTCGCCCACCTGCTGCGTGTGCCCGTGGCCTCCCTCTTCGAGGCGCCCACCACCCGCAGGGCACCTCCCGGACGGCCCCGCAAGGCGTGA
- a CDS encoding DUF932 domain-containing protein, with protein MPHDIHTMMYAGEVPWHGLGTQLPANADCEQVVEAAGFYRAEERELFIDGTLRPVPDRKALVRGDTGEYLAAVSRGYKTVQFEEVARCLVQASGDVGALFHTAGTLGRAGVRGWLLAELPQPLRVQGDKSPIRKYLLGYTGHDGATAITLKNVATRVVCANTLGVALGERQGAEWHIAHHGQPLAHLAEAAEAFRRLAEGYARFGQLANALAVTRFSDAQLATALDFVLPVPEDAHEHPRILGAREKVRELFEAGTGIEGPIRGTAWAALQAFTEYADHHRHTRALKGRRAEELRLESIWFGRAAALKHQALFAIAGESRLALAA; from the coding sequence ATGCCCCATGACATTCACACGATGATGTACGCCGGAGAGGTGCCCTGGCACGGCCTGGGCACGCAGCTGCCGGCCAACGCGGACTGCGAGCAGGTGGTGGAGGCCGCCGGCTTCTACCGGGCCGAGGAGCGCGAGCTCTTCATCGACGGCACGCTGCGCCCCGTGCCCGACCGCAAGGCGCTGGTGCGCGGCGACACGGGCGAGTACTTGGCCGCCGTCAGCCGGGGCTACAAGACGGTGCAGTTCGAGGAGGTGGCACGCTGCCTCGTGCAGGCGTCCGGCGACGTGGGGGCCCTCTTCCACACCGCCGGCACCCTGGGACGCGCGGGCGTGCGTGGCTGGCTTCTCGCGGAGCTGCCCCAGCCCCTGCGGGTGCAGGGGGACAAGAGCCCCATCCGCAAGTACCTGCTCGGCTACACGGGGCACGACGGCGCCACGGCCATCACCCTCAAGAATGTCGCCACCCGAGTCGTGTGCGCCAACACGCTTGGTGTGGCGCTCGGAGAGCGGCAGGGCGCGGAGTGGCACATCGCGCACCACGGGCAGCCCCTCGCGCACCTGGCGGAGGCGGCCGAGGCCTTCCGGCGCCTCGCCGAGGGCTACGCACGCTTCGGGCAGCTGGCCAACGCGCTCGCAGTCACCCGCTTCAGCGACGCGCAGCTCGCCACGGCGCTGGACTTCGTGCTGCCCGTGCCCGAGGACGCCCACGAGCACCCGCGCATTCTGGGCGCCCGGGAGAAGGTGCGCGAGCTCTTCGAGGCGGGCACCGGCATCGAGGGGCCCATCCGGGGCACCGCCTGGGCGGCGCTGCAGGCCTTCACCGAGTACGCGGACCACCACCGGCACACCCGGGCTCTCAAGGGGCGCCGGGCGGAGGAGTTGCGGCTGGAGAGCATCTGGTTCGGCCGGGCCGCCGCCCTCAAGCACCAGGCCCTCTTCGCCATCGCCGGGGAGAGCCGCCTCGCGCTGGCCGCGTGA
- a CDS encoding DUF3800 domain-containing protein, with protein sequence MPINSGRTVRPNLPVLYLDESGNTGDNYLDAQQPVHVLAGFLVPEGQEPRLRQLLDALREAGAPLECHEGGAGELKSTKLLRAHRWARATAKTVSSLCSEFLPVSVIVEKRFFAAVKVAETLLHHDTNPFISAEQRTPAARTELAEQLSRLSDAALKEFSRAYANPSADAFAACIGVMKDELAAQGQGHLVRLLQGGLDALPAIVAEEQQEMELWHVEHPRFPEHRVRAGARLALDAFFASLTTLDRVLRHVHPHPANIVYDEAEEGRAFELALWAAQEGGHVRHIGRAIPGLSHQEDALQAADLLAGILYRVAKDGALNGVAPTDLDAVLAPLVSTPPASVRIGSKAFSDRIKVIAAQAAIRRQRAGRSEGDG encoded by the coding sequence ATGCCGATCAACTCCGGTAGAACCGTGCGCCCCAATCTTCCAGTGCTCTACCTCGATGAGTCGGGCAACACGGGTGACAACTACCTCGACGCCCAGCAGCCGGTGCATGTCCTTGCAGGCTTCCTCGTACCCGAGGGGCAAGAGCCCCGCCTGCGCCAGCTGCTGGATGCACTGCGCGAGGCGGGTGCTCCGCTTGAGTGCCACGAAGGGGGCGCAGGCGAGCTCAAATCGACGAAGCTCCTGAGGGCGCACCGCTGGGCTCGCGCGACGGCCAAGACGGTGTCCTCCTTGTGCAGCGAGTTCCTCCCCGTCAGCGTCATCGTGGAGAAGCGATTCTTCGCGGCTGTGAAGGTTGCCGAAACCCTTCTGCACCACGACACGAACCCCTTCATCTCCGCAGAACAACGCACCCCCGCAGCTCGAACCGAGCTCGCCGAGCAACTGAGCCGTCTCTCCGATGCCGCCCTGAAGGAGTTCTCGCGGGCGTATGCCAATCCAAGTGCCGACGCATTCGCGGCGTGCATCGGCGTGATGAAAGATGAGCTCGCCGCGCAAGGACAGGGCCACCTCGTGAGGCTCCTCCAGGGTGGGCTGGACGCGTTGCCTGCCATCGTCGCCGAGGAACAGCAGGAGATGGAGCTTTGGCACGTGGAGCACCCACGCTTCCCGGAGCACCGGGTGCGGGCTGGGGCCCGCTTGGCGCTGGATGCCTTCTTCGCAAGCCTGACCACCCTCGATAGGGTGCTTCGCCACGTCCATCCCCACCCAGCCAACATCGTGTACGACGAGGCAGAGGAGGGGCGCGCCTTCGAGCTTGCCCTCTGGGCAGCGCAGGAAGGCGGACACGTGAGGCACATCGGACGCGCGATTCCGGGCCTCTCCCATCAGGAAGACGCCCTTCAGGCTGCGGATCTCCTGGCGGGCATCCTGTACCGCGTTGCCAAGGATGGAGCGCTCAACGGCGTTGCTCCGACGGATTTGGATGCCGTGCTCGCGCCCCTCGTCAGCACCCCGCCCGCATCTGTTCGTATCGGGAGCAAGGCATTCTCCGACCGCATCAAGGTGATCGCGGCCCAGGCAGCCATCCGGCGCCAACGTGCAGGTAGATCGGAGGGAGATGGGTGA
- a CDS encoding HNH endonuclease signature motif containing protein codes for MAILLVSEGRAFLLDPSHDEQYPWVFDVSTKKPIEPLHLYVWRSHRGEIPDGYVVHHRDHNKLNATFKNLELLTREAHAARHHAEQQKFSPRVREDHWGLYRPHAPSPVRSLTLTETQRLFRRGKLKPPSATSRIKSERELQRTQEQRDEEYLLLQFERLRSETAHLDSGMPIPRVTTRRTGHDFKLGLGRHAERRGCTQQEKVLVYALAKHQLAEDVLAAVAADLGVSVELIRKMKTRPSVDVALGHWRKYRRLPKLERHARKKEPES; via the coding sequence ATGGCCATCCTCCTCGTGAGCGAGGGCCGCGCCTTCCTCCTCGACCCATCGCACGACGAGCAATACCCATGGGTCTTCGACGTGAGCACCAAGAAGCCAATCGAGCCCCTCCATCTCTACGTGTGGCGCTCGCATCGTGGCGAGATTCCTGACGGCTATGTGGTCCACCACCGCGACCACAACAAGCTGAACGCCACCTTCAAGAACCTGGAGCTCCTCACGCGCGAGGCCCACGCTGCGCGCCACCACGCCGAGCAGCAGAAGTTCTCGCCCCGCGTGCGCGAAGACCACTGGGGTCTCTACCGGCCGCATGCCCCCAGCCCTGTGCGCTCGCTCACCCTCACAGAGACGCAGCGGCTCTTCCGCCGGGGCAAGCTCAAGCCTCCCTCTGCCACATCACGCATCAAGAGCGAGCGCGAGCTCCAGCGCACGCAGGAGCAGCGTGACGAGGAGTACCTCCTCCTCCAATTCGAGCGCCTCCGGAGCGAGACAGCCCACCTCGACAGTGGCATGCCCATCCCGAGAGTGACCACGCGGCGCACGGGACATGACTTCAAGCTCGGCCTCGGACGCCACGCGGAGCGACGCGGCTGCACCCAGCAGGAGAAGGTGCTCGTCTACGCCCTCGCCAAGCACCAGCTCGCAGAGGATGTGCTTGCCGCCGTTGCGGCCGACCTGGGTGTGTCCGTGGAGTTGATCCGGAAGATGAAGACGCGCCCGAGCGTGGACGTGGCGCTGGGGCACTGGCGCAAGTACAGACGTCTTCCCAAGCTCGAGCGCCATGCGAGGAAGAAGGAGCCTGAGAGCTGA
- a CDS encoding STAS-like domain-containing protein, whose product MSIEYIDLGKDYSKHLGPRYKRDGNNSGEQFREKVLEPAFLNHDQVVVNLDSIVGYSASFLEEAFGGLVRKHGLSSVQEKVRFDTIKRLYLVPLIESWMKDASHSSSKQSR is encoded by the coding sequence ATGAGCATCGAATACATCGACTTGGGTAAGGACTACTCGAAGCACCTGGGCCCTCGCTACAAGCGAGATGGCAACAACTCCGGTGAGCAGTTCCGCGAGAAGGTGCTCGAACCGGCGTTCCTCAATCACGATCAGGTCGTGGTGAACCTGGACTCCATCGTTGGCTACTCTGCGTCCTTTCTGGAGGAGGCCTTCGGTGGGCTCGTGCGCAAGCACGGGCTGTCCTCGGTGCAGGAGAAGGTGCGGTTCGACACGATCAAGCGCCTCTATCTTGTTCCGCTCATTGAAAGCTGGATGAAGGACGCCTCTCACTCTTCCTCGAAGCAATCCCGATAA